Proteins from a single region of Papaver somniferum cultivar HN1 unplaced genomic scaffold, ASM357369v1 unplaced-scaffold_79, whole genome shotgun sequence:
- the LOC113344592 gene encoding LOB domain-containing protein 33-like, whose amino-acid sequence MGKHGSSCGACKFLRRKCNNRCVFAPYFCFDESASHFAAVHKVFGAANVSKHLSQLPVQDRSEAALTISYEALARIRDPTYGCVAQIFALQQQVAILQKEVQNLETQVAASRATNVLVNHQSSHAFNDINSSPFRLSSSQLHDWNLHNSDASNLMSIINGNVVTLQMNQLFGVEYTNVPNSCQSGQLEQEIFFNDPCWLDVPTISSYSSSTGQVINFPSLLDDIQLN is encoded by the exons ATGGGAAAGCATGGTTCATCATGTGGAGCATGCAAGTTCTTGAGAAGAAAATGTAATAATAGATGTGTTTTTGCACCTTATTTCTGTTTTGATGAGTCTGCGTCCCATTTCGCGGCAGTTCATAAGGTGTTTGGAGCGGCTAATGTTTCGAAACATCTCTCACAACTTCCAGTGCAGGATCGAAGTGAAGCTGCACTAACTATATCTTATGAAGCACTAGCTCGTATACGTGATCCTACCTATGGTTGTGTTGCTCAAATATTTGCTCTTCAACAGCAG GTGGCTATCCTACAGAAGGAGGTGCAGAATCTCGAAACTCAAGTAGCCGCAAGTCGTGCTACCAATGTCCTCGTCAATCACCAGAGCTCTCATGCATTTAACGACATCAACAGCAGTCCGTTCCGTTTATCTTCATCACAACTCCATGATTGGAACTTGCATAACTCTGATGCCTCCAATTTGATGAGCATTATAAATGGAAACGTTGTGACTCTACAAATGAACCAATTATTCGGCGTAGAATACACAAATGTACCAAATTCCTGTCAGAGTGGGCAACTTGAGCAAGAGATCTTTTTCAACGACCCTTGCTGGTTGGATGTCCCAACAATAAGTTCGTATAGCAGCAGTACTGGACAGGTGATCAATTTCCCAAGCCTCCTTGATGACATACAGCTTAATTAG
- the LOC113344593 gene encoding uncharacterized protein LOC113344593, translated as MNRPVHAWLSEISSSLVGNKNGKRSSLLSDNSHTKKKTRNIFRREKNGKLGILAFETAKTMSRLVSLYKSLSDDEILKLRNHIIRSEGISYLNSKDEGYLLKLACAEKIEEIDRLAMTVSRLGKRCSDPQLNHFKYVYADLKDGVMDLSRLTFASKDIKKIVKQMEKFINATSELYSGLEILAEMELSEQRLMQWKTYARSFPGQKGNSDLFDQKIMWQRQQVRYLRQVSLWGQTFNKTVSLMTRTVCIVYTRISEAFAPYVSVLILPSSSRKRFLSEHQIRFYPDSRPLILSPRVSPLPEREMVSTKSGPLSSKPPSKQDSVHFWSRELKPLRNLKENRLLSIRILEKTASASMNNAASYCTGMRLAEQAPASTVGGSGLAVRYANVILTSDRCMKSLFSIDQNTRDDLYHLLPAHLKEIVKPKLKKLSRVHELGKREKIALVEDWAERLNQTFSWLTPMAQDTVKWQMERSFEKQNFDAKPKVLLLQTLYFSDKRKTERAIVDVLVGLSCICMCGSAIAEGFGFDPSKY; from the coding sequence ATGAATCGACCCGTGCATGCATGGTTGTCAGAGATCAGTAGTAGCCTTGTGGGGAACAAGAACGGGAAGCGATCTTCTTTACTTTCTGATAATTCGCATACTAAAAAGAAAACACGTAATATCTTCCGCAGAGAAAAGAATGGGAAACTCGGTATTCTTGCATTCGAGACGGCAAAAACCATGTCACGTCTTGTTTCTCTTTATAAATCTCTCTCTGACGATGAAATTCTTAAGCTCCGTAACCATATCATCAGATCAGAAGGCATCTCTTATTTGAATTCTAAAGATGAAGGATATCTTCTTAAACTTGCTTGTGCTGAGAAGATTGAAGAAATAGATCGACTCGCAATGACCGTTTCACGTTTAGGCAAAAGATGTTCTGACCCGCAATTGAATCATTTCAAGTATGTGTACGCTGATTTAAAAGACGGCGTTATGGATTTGAGTAGATTGACATTTGCTTCAAAAGACATAAAGAAAATCGTTAAACAGATGGAGAAATTCATAAATGCGACATCGGAATTGTATTCTGGCTTAGAAATTCTGGCAGAAATGGAACTGTCAGAACAAAGGCTGATGCAATGGAAGACGTACGCGCGTTCGTTTCCTGGACAGAAAGGTAACTCTGATCTCTTCGATCAGAAAATAATGTGGCAACGGCAACAAGTTAGGTACCTAAGACAGGTTTCTCTTTGGGGTCAGACATTCAACAAAACGGTAAGTCTAATGACGCGAACAGTATGCATTGTTTACACCCGAATCAGTGAAGCTTTCGCTCCCTACGTATCGGTTCTAATCCTTCCTTCGTCGAGTCGCAAACGTTTCTTGTCAGAGCATCAGATAAGATTTTATCCCGATTCTCGTCCCCTTATTTTAAGTCCTCGCGTAAGTCCTCTACCAGAAAGAGAAATGGTTTCTACAAAATCAGGTCCACTTTCATCAAAGCCTCCATCAAAACAAGATTCTGTACACTTCTGGAGCCGAGAATTGAAACCTTTACGTAATCTAAAAGAAAATCGTCTTTTGAGTATTCGTATTCTGGAAAAAACTGCCAGTGCCAGCATGAATAACGCTGCTAGTTATTGTACTGGAATGAGGTTGGCAGAACAAGCACCAGCATCCACTGTCGGAGGTTCAGGTTTGGCAGTGAGATACGCAAATGTGATTCTAACATCGGATAGATGCATGAAATCTCTATTTTCAATTGATCAAAATACGCGAGACGATTTGTATCATTTGTTACCGGCACATTTGAAGGAAATTGTCAAACCGAAGTTGAAGAAACTAAGTAGGGTGCATGAGCTTGGGAAACGGGAGAAAATTGCATTAGTTGAGGATTGGGCAGAAAGATTGAACCAAACTTTTTCATGGCTTACTCCCATGGCACAAGATACTGTGAAATGGCAAATGGAGAGGAGTTTTGAGAAGCAGAATTTTGATGCCAAGCCGAAGGTTTTGTTGCTGCAgactttgtatttttctgataaacGTAAGACAGAAAGAGCCATTGTTGATGTTCTGGTTGGACTGAGTTGTATATGTATGTGTGGGAGTGCGATTGCTGAAGGATTTGGTTTTGATCCAAGCAAATATTAA